The genomic window ttcatttttcttttttctgaatCAATGGATTCGATGCTTATTCTAACCAAATTATCCCAGGCAAGGCTTCATGATCCGATTTTTCCACCAATCTACGATGCCTGTTTGCAGTATGGAATTGGGGAAGATTACAAGACTCAAGTAGTTTGTGATAATTCTATTCAATCAGAAATTATTGAAGATATTATTACTGATCTTATTTCACCTAATCGCTGTTATTCTGATGTTGAGAATGTATGTTTTTTTTCCCTCATTTCTTATAAAATCTGTTGgttatttctttttgttattcTTCTTACATTTTTTGCTAAAAAGACATTAATTGATAGTTttgtaaattatttgaaatttgaaatgctgtattaattttttctttgctGGCAGGGTggttttgttttcattcttggaACTATATCATCTGTTTTCAAGAATCATAAGTGGTGGTTCTCAACTTGTTTATGTGGTTCTCTTGTGTCAACTAATAAACAAATTTTATCATGTGATCTATGTCAGCTTCAATGCATTGATGCTGTTCCAAGGTGTTTTGTTCTTTAGTTTTATTCTGTTTTCCTAACTGATTATCATTTCATGTTAACTCAAATTTTCCttgttttttcttggttttcaaGATTCTGCTTGAAGATTGTAGCTTCTCATGCAAATGGCAACAATATATTTGTTCTCAAAGATCGTGAGGTTGTGCAACTGATAAAGACAAGATGCTCCACCTTTTTGGATAGACACCCAGAGTTGAATCAGGTTGTTATCTAGCTGTGGTTTTAATTAGTATATAGATATAGATACACTTAGTTTGTATTTATTGGCATTCTTAAAGAAAGCCTCAATTATTATTatcctattttttaattttttttttgtttttaggaaTCTTATTGCAAAGTTGTTCCATTGAAACTCATTTCAAGTCTTTTGCACAAAAAAGTTGTGTTCATGGTTGATGCTAGGCCTGTGGGTTATGAGATGAATCGATCGGTGTATATTGTTCAACAAATCTGGGATGATGCCTCTGTTATTAATGTTTTTGAGGCCGCTGCTGAGATGAATGAGCATAAGGTTTGGTTGCATAGTTTTTGTAATTTGTTCaattattagtatttaaaaatatcaataacttagaggttttcaatttttttcagatTCATGTTCTGGTTGATTCTATCCCTGAGGTTGAAGATGCTTTTAGCCAATGTGGAAGTGATCATGAGGCTGTTGAAGATCTAGATGCATTTTAGTTTAATATGTTAAGATAGTAGTTTAAGTTGTTGTTGTGCATGATCTTGATGCTTTTTAGTGTATTATGCTCAGATACTACTTTAAATTGTTGTTTAATTTGTAATATAATGGTAGTCTTTTCTCAATTCCAATATGGATATATctgttatatttatatatttaatgaaattcattttttaattacagcagaaaaaatgtgttttttttttagtttcaaataatCTGGTgaaataattaatcaattattaatcagtattaaaaagaaatgataattgtgaaaaaaaatatagatagttTTTAATACATTGCTTTTCATTACGATTTAAATTTATTCAACCTAAAGTTGaatttaattgttattaaaaaatatgtatctctttattttttttatttaatcaaattcctttttaattacaaaaaaaataatatgcgtTTATTTTACCAGTTTCAAATAAACGcatgaaataataaaattattattaatcaatattaaaagaaatgataaataaaaaaatatactggtCAATAAAGTTGTTTTCATGACTATTATTAAGTATATTTAACCTAACATTCaatttaattgttattaaaagatatatatcttatcaatatttttaattttcttttttggcaAAAAAATGTCAATTCAAGGGTGCCATACTCCCAGTAACACATAACTCATGTTGTCCCTTTTCTTAATTTTGTTCATTTACGggttctttcttctccttttctttctcgCTATGTAACCGGAATTCCTTTCCGTCAGCTGATCAATCGCTCCTCTTACTCGCCGTTTCCAGAATCAGAAAGCGAACTACCCAGAGCTCGGAACGCTAATGATTTATTTCAACGCTAggatctttgctttcttctccgAGTTTCGTTTCGTGTTCCCTAGCAAACTGTTTCTACGAGCCGTGTTCTCCTGGGAGTTTGTTCCTCGCCGTTCATCTTATTTATGGATTTCTCAATTTTCTGCTCAGATTCAACATCTCAGATTGTTGTGATGAATTTTGGCATCTGTTCCGCGATTGAACCAGGTTTTATTGTCTATTGTTTCTGAAATCCTTAATTGAACAAATTCTGATGTTTTTTGGTTTCTCTTCTGTGGTTAAGCGACATTTTATTCTCTAGGCTTTGTGAAATTCCTAATCTTTCAAATTTTGTTCCACTTTAGGCATGGGTTTTATTGTTTATGGTTTCTGAAAtccctaatttttcaaattctgATGATTTTGTCTATGGTTTCTGAAAtccctaatttttcaaattctgATGATTACTGGTATCTGTTATATGGTTAATGCACATTTTATTCTCTAGGGTTTGTGAAATTCCTAATGTTCCAATTAATTATGGTTGTACGTCGGACCTGTTAGTTAATTTTGTAGATTCTCTAATTCAGTGctaatttggtgtcattttgtaggtttaattatttggtttggaaaaaatattttacttttgttctttatctgagctaatcttcttagtttgttattgtgttcttcttgatttAATGATTCGGCTCAACAGTTGATTATCAATTTTCAGTTTCAATTATGGAATCTATGTTTCTGATGGGAATAAGTTTACATGTCTTCTATTTTAGCAGTCATACTTATTgggaataatattattatatagtcAAAGATAGGATCAATCAGTAGGTATGGTTTCTTTATAGATTTAtagatatatagatagatagGTAGATAGATGTATATAGATTCATAGATAAGTTGATATGAGATATCTATCTATATTATATAGAGGTATGGGTAAATCTAATTTAATTACCTAtggacacattgaatgtcatatgtcaatcaatcaatcaatgtaGCCAAGGAGTGTAAGAGAAACGTATTCTACAAGCTTTGCCTTGGAAACTTGCTCATTCCTCTTGTATAAGTAGTAATGAGGTGATGGAGTATTGTGTTGATTTTTCAAGGGCTATCACTTGTTCCTTACTTGTCTTTTTTCTCTTGCATTCCTTTCTCTTGAGATAAATCTGAGATCCCACACAGTTTTCTGTTGCTGCtattttgttctttaatttcttttttttcatccACATTCTTTGAtctttagtatttatttatttatttgataagATAAGATGAGTCTTCCTATTGATCCTGTTCAGAAAATCTCTCCATGGAAGGAAACTTGGAGTATTGAGGCTAAGATCTTGACCATTTGGGAAGATGCTAGCATTGTTAACGAAAATATGCAGAAAATGTTACATATGGTGTTGATGGATAAGCAGGTCAGTATTGTATTTTAAATATCCTGTGTATGTGTGTTTGTGTGTCCCGATGTTGTAtcaaaaaatcagtttttacttAAGTAAATCGTGTATCTGATCAGTTTTAGGATGTAATATGTCATGGTATGATATTTAGAAATGGTGATGTgatctttttcctcttttttaaTTTGCAGCACCACAAGGTTCAAGCAACTGTTGACCATGATTTGATCACAACTTTTATTCATCAGTTAAAAGAAGGACATGTATTCATTATTTCTGATTTCAAAGTGATACCTAATGGTGGATTGGTTAGGGTTACAAGACATCGATTCCGGATCCTTTTCAAGTGTAGTACCTCTGTTGTTGCAGCTGAAGATAGAGACATACCTAATCCTGGTTTAAGTTTAACCTCTGTGGACGAGATTCTTCAAAAGCGCTCTGATTATGAGTACCTAATAGGTAAGTTTCCCTTTTTGAGATTTGACCTGGAATAAAGGTGTTTTAAAGTGAGATTAATAACAGCTGAATAAAATGTCTTGTGTTATTGTATCCTGTGGTTGAATCTTTTCTGCTATATTATGACTAAACAGATTTTGTTGGTGTTCTGTGCGGATTGAAAAGGAAAAGTGATGTTGAGTTTAATGGAAAGATATTCAGAGTTATTGTCCTTGCAGTTTTTGCAGATGGGTATCGCTtcccttttctattttttattctattctatttttAAATCATGTTATGCCTgtttttcatatcttttattattgttggattattcTATTGTTGTTGCTCATTTTTTATAATGATTACACAGGAAGAAAATCCCCTGTATTCTTGTTGGTGAGTGTTCTGCTCTTATGGATATCAATAGTTTGAAAAAGTATCAGAGAGCACCAGTTCTTATTCTGGAATCTTTCAAGATCCAAGTCAATGGAGGTGAAAAGTTGTCCATGTTGCACATATGTCTGAGTTTGATTTCTTGATATATTTTTGTTTACCAATTAATTGTTTCTTTCTCACTTAGTTTCTTCTTATTATGTTTCATGATTTTTAGATAAAGTTAGTCTTCAAAATGTCATCAATGTTTCTCGGGTTTCAATCAACCGTGATATGCAGAAAACAGTGGATTTTCTGAATGGGTTAGTTCCATTCAAACTCGTGAAATTTTGTCCCAATGAACTGACAATTTCTGTCTTTGTTTCCATCCCTCAGTTGCTTACTCTGTCTCTCTATTTCTCAGTTTCTTATTCTCGCTCTTTCTCTATATTTCTCACTCACTCtgttcctctctctctttttctctttctctctgtctttctcactctctctgtctctgtctctgtctctataTGTGTTTTTCTGAAATTGTTTtactgtaatatttttttttcatagatACCATATCGCAAGCCATGATTTCAGTAGACTGTGCAGTGATGAGAATGGGATTTAGTATGTGTAATCGATGATGAATCTTTTGACTGGAAGCTAATGCGGACTATTGCTAATCTTAAAGGAAACAATGAGGTGTGTACTATTAGGTTTTTTACATGTTCTAGGGCTATGTAAGAAGTACTCatgttaattgatttttcgaTGTTGTAGACAGGGCTTGTGCATtcaattcttaaattttttattttaataggaTGGACAATTCTTTGTGGTTGGAAAAATTAAAGAGGTTGTTGAAGATCCAGAGTGGTGGGTCTTTTGTTGTGTTTGTGGTCATCCAATTGTTGGTGATGATAATGTGTTTCATTGTCAGCTGTGCGGCAAAGAGGTCCAGCATTTTATGACCAGGTAAATCCAGGTTATGATTTAGAAAACTTTTTTCGATCTGTTATGATTCAATAATATAAGTTAGCTTCACTTATCACCTTCTTGTGACTCTCACAAATAGATTAATCTGATGTTTAGTTTCTTGGTTATAGTTACAGGATTAAGATACTTGTTGAAGATGGTACTTCTTGTGGAATGTTTGTGTTGTTAGACAGTGCGGCGACTAAGCTATTAGGGAGAACATGTTCTGATGTGTTTTGTTGTTAGAAGATGAAATGGAGGTATGGTTAATGTTCTTAAGTTTTATTTCTGTATACTTTATCAATAAGTATTTcttattcttcaatttcattcattAATTAGTGATCATTTTTGAATATCTATGTCAGAAAATTGAGCACCCATACTGTCCAAAATTTTTTCATCAACTCATTGGGAAAGAGATTGTTTTCAAAGTTCAGGCAAAGCGGATTAACAGTCCCGGTTATTGTGGTACCTTTAAAATCATCAATGTCATTAGTGATGCACGTTTTTTCAGGAAAGTTCAATCTGATCAGTGCATCAAGGTTAGTGCGGTCTCTTTAAGTTAGATACTAGTGAATTAGAGGAGTTGTTTTTAGATATAGTTTCTTGATCGCCAGTTTCTAATTCTTTGGCTATTCTTTTGAATGCTATCCTTTACATGCCAATATGATTTTGCCGCATACTTTACAAAGTTGGCTTCCATTTGTGATTCATGTTTTTGTTTCCAAACTTTAAGGATGTTACTTCTGATTCGGGCTTTAGCCCAATACTTGAAGACTTCTCTCAGTGTGGACAGCTTAGAAGTTATCACAACCAAGTTGTTTCTGGTGTTCCAATAGAACTGCATAGTGTTAAAGAGATGCTTGCTGACATTCTTTGTGCTAAAATATATTCTTCTGCATCAAGAAATGTTagtatttatgtttatgttttcaaCCGTCTCAAATGTATTTCAACATGTGTAGTATGATAGAAACATGTATCATAATATGCCAATTACTGTTTCTCTACAGGATCAGATTTGTATTTTGATCGGTGAAATTATTGATGTGCCAAAACATCAGAAGTGGTGGTACTATTGCTGTTTGTGTAATGCACCTGTTTCTcatgttggaaatttattttattgttatctgTGTAAAGTTGAGTGTTTTGATGTCATAAGAAGGTATCTATTTTATCTCTTGGAGTTCTTGGTAccagtttttctttttgtttaatttCATCTTCTACAACTGTCTCTTAgtgtatatttttcttttgtttacatTATTTAGGTATCGCATCAAAATTATTGTTTCCCATTCAAATGGGAGCAATATTTTCATACTTGAAGATGATGAGGTGATGCAAATACTGAAAAAGAGTTGCATAGATTTTTTGATGGACCAAGTAAATTCGTCCCAAGTAatcattttgtttttaatttaatttaattgtcctTGTTTTCAGTTGACTGTTTATGGTTCAGGTAAGTGAATTTTGCTAATGTacctattttttttcctttttcttagtcAACGGATGATTACACTATTCCGAATAGCATGATTTCTCAGTTGATGAACAAGAAAATTGTCTTCATAGTGGATCTTAGACCCATTGGATATGATTTGAATAAATCTCTTCATGTTGTTCGTGCAATATATGATGATGTTGATATTGTGAGCTTTTTGGAGGACTCCATCCATGATAATCAACAGTAGGTGGTACCATTGTTATGTCAATCTGATGTTGCGTTAGTccagtctcttttttttttatcaagttaGCCTCAATTGCCTATATTGTTATGTGTTTTTTCATGGGCGATGTATTAAGTGTTACTGATGTTATTCCTCTTTGTTCCATTTAGAATTTCCTCTGGATCCTTtgttctcatttttctttcaatttaagaATCCTGTTGGTTTCACTCCAATGCAACGTTCATGTTCCTCGAGCTCAGTGCTCCATGCATATGCTTCACCGATTCCGTTCTGAATTGAATTGTTGGGTATTTCTTTATCTAATGGGCTTTGATTCTTTATCTATTAGTAAACTATGTTTACACTAATACATATATGGATACATGTATGTTGGTTACCTTGGtttctttatttgtttaataTCTCTGTTATTACTTTCCAAATTTTTATCATACCTGATTTCTTTATATCtcaatttgttttatttatttatttatttatttattttttcttctgtgttccttgttcttatattttgctgTGTTCTCTGTAGACTGTTAACCATGCTTTTCATGCAAGAATCTACTCCTCACAAGGTTCCAATTTAGTTGGCAATCATCAGCCTCTCACTATTAGGGAGGAGCTTCGGAGGGCGTTTGGAGATTGTGAAAATACTAGCCATGCTGTGGAAAGGATGGATGAGTGTAGTGGCTAATTGTTTCTTACAttacaatatataattatatagatATCTATAATATCATTGCAAGACTCTGAAGAATTGTTAGAATTTTGCTTAGTTGTGTTAAGTACTTGGAAATTGGTAAAGTATATTGTCAATGATCTATTTTGGTATGTAATTATCAACTCATTCTTTGGAGTTGTGATATTTATAAAAGGTATTGTTCTCTTTCTTGTGCTTAAATTTGTATGTATCGTTATTGTATATAGATGTGGGGTttgtttggtatatatatatatattatatatatatatatatatgttgttacAACTTATTAAAATGTATGCAATAATTTAGATAATGAAttctaaaatcatttaaaaatgtatttttttaaattgtgttataattttatatttagatttagatatctcatgtaaaaggATATTTTTAGTGAGATTGGTTATGtgtatttcttatttatttatcatgtgaaaatatatatttcaaacaaaattttaaaacataaatttcaattattaaaaaaaaatctaatgaaTTCTttagtaattttacttttattattaaaaatatatcaactctactaaaaagtaaataaaaatatgttattcatccttttttattttttcgatttaGTAGTATCCAATACTCAAATACTTAgttggttttattaattttttattgatatatcTAAGTTATCTATGTTAGTACTTTAATAGTGTATAGTTagatatttttttcataaaaaaaaaggataaaacttTCTAGGCAGCAAAACGCTGCGGTTCCACTCAATGAGACAAGTAGCAAGCCCTAACTTCATGCTCCCGTGCCAGACCTAGCATTCCAGAGTCCAGGGCGCCGTTTCAATCTCATCGAGCTCCAGAGAGCCCCTCAGCTTCGTTCAGCAACCACCTCCTGCCGCCGCCATTGTTTCGTTCGAACAGCTAGCGTCTGCGCGCTCACTTCCCTCGATCGCGAAGC from Arachis hypogaea cultivar Tifrunner unplaced genomic scaffold, arahy.Tifrunner.gnm2.J5K5 arahy.Tifrunner.gnm2.scaffold_305, whole genome shotgun sequence includes these protein-coding regions:
- the LOC114927366 gene encoding uncharacterized protein, producing MFGDVVGEDKVFKVEILPAVDPDYSGSFKIVNVFSDNSEPATSDDYMNARLHDPIFPPIYDACLQYGIGEDYKTQVVCDNSIQSEIIEDIITDLISPNRCYSDVENGGFVFILGTISSVFKNHKWWFSTCLCGSLVSTNKQILSCDLCQLQCIDAVPRFCLKIVASHANGNNIFVLKDREVVQLIKTRCSTFLDRHPELNQESYCKVVPLKLISSLLHKKVVFMVDARPVGYEMNRSVYIVQQIWDDASVINVFEAAAEMNEHKIHVLVDSIPEVEDAFSQCGSDHEAVEDLDAF
- the LOC114927367 gene encoding replication factor A protein 1-like, coding for MSLPIDPVQKISPWKETWSIEAKILTIWEDASIVNENMQKMLHMVLMDKQHHKVQATVDHDLITTFIHQLKEGHVFIISDFKVIPNGGLVRVTRHRFRILFKCSTSVVAAEDRDIPNPGLSLTSVDEILQKRSDYEYLIDFVGVLCGLKRKSDVEFNGKIFRVIVLAVFADGKKIPCILVGECSALMDINSLKKYQRAPVLILESFKIQVNGDKVSLQNVINVSRVSINRDMQKTVDFLNGYHIASHDFSRLCSDENGI